In the genome of Syngnathoides biaculeatus isolate LvHL_M chromosome 14, ASM1980259v1, whole genome shotgun sequence, one region contains:
- the LOC133512302 gene encoding acetylcholinesterase collagenic tail peptide-like: MMKGSKGRPGLRGNKGLKGDIGPRGDIGEPGITGMCGEKGDSGLWGEPGHKGVQGSRGEPGIRGTMGLKGSFGPIGKLGQRGSVGPPGLPGKPGLPGQVYLLAGLQGEQGSQGPSVSCGCSRVRTPDRLPAQVQTIFIVHGERTMRRLQGENVMVFWSDKRALYLYTEAQWINVLNWKNDSTPA, translated from the exons ggGAGCAAAGGACGACCAGGATTACGG GGGAATAAAGGTTTGAAAGGAGACATTGGACCCAGAGGAGATATTG GTGAACCTGGCATCACAGGGATGTGTGGAGAAAAG GGTGACAGTGGCCTGTGGGGGGAGCCAGGTCATAAGGGGGTCCAGGGCTCTAGAGGAGAACCTGGTATCAGAGGAACCATG GGGTTGAAGGGATCATTTGGACCTATTGGAAAGCTGGGTCAGCGTGGTTCAGTGGGCCCGCCAGGTTTGCCTGGAAAGCCCGGACTTCCTGGACAAG TGTACCTTCTAGCAGGCCTGCAGGGGGAACAAGGGAGTCAAGGTCCCTCAGTCTCATGCGGCTGTTCGAGAGTCCGAACCCCTGATCGACTGCCGGCTCAAGTTCAGACG ATTTTTATAGTTCATGGAGAGAGAACGATGAGGAGGCTGCAAGGAGAGAATGTGATGGTTTTCTGGAGTGACAAACGAGCTCTCTACCTATACACTGAGGCCCAGTGGATCAATGTACTG AACTGGAAAAATGATAGCACCCCCGCTTGA